The proteins below are encoded in one region of Bombus terrestris chromosome 7, iyBomTerr1.2, whole genome shotgun sequence:
- the LOC100646026 gene encoding uncharacterized protein LOC100646026 isoform X2 codes for MEPEQRGRTSRASSTSSLGREVRCGCQYYQSDSLLPERRALHGRPPSRTMQQPPAVRCSEHEYEPIAAPSPSPKPATAPVVRITDTDVVPVADSDDSIDDRARLPPELTRAGDVVLPLDGKIEDTAMEARELVETGDTSEELETPQQLQERLEERFLSAATPGAESRTDGEVNTSQVDSLALEELPLRRGARGLPQRLKTQASKLRSRLRNMQRPTFAFTERQKQDKARTTSSGRSDRSRSDKRPSRMDRIRSSFSERPRFSLPDRPRLSLPDKSKFHLPERPKFNFPEKAKFHLPEKAKFTIKKPNIRLPNALTRKKSPVHEQRSTDSTMGSKKNIFDFPTYPRIFDKKSKSRGEYATSTPKDSRAQSAESATFPRTRKRTDRWTQRFSKTTAFGDEEQSNGESAVERAQPWRHPSMEMPRLSMSEEGAVTIPWEEKHREEEFQYMDYEQESPEISDRQPHPRSETSRTEEESYNRDRPESDLILYPTEKEIYQRDVREEDVEEDQEEWRPEEKIPKKQFRPIPRSRSLEEVLRARQEGYEGSFAMMDPRRYGVHKTPSEEEEYEEDMDEDEEPEPSSAQSDREQQHSSTSSCDRRRHGVIEEIDSDEFFLRERGLSQDDMTLANDDMVPIPPMRKRSIRKQKEGSVESYDVMPPVRPKRDPNKIRRSESTDEQFRDQTSSDSRHRVVYQTEGEPAKLPIEPLDDIVVVKPVRRKSKSLQRSQSQLPADTPQPPSPTPVAPTRRKRLRKELERKNDEMEPICNGHTDWTSDSAPEKPLPLPPTMTTEQLEKQEVYTAEEIMTTSEENIQKLGTRLQGEKYVEPAPIPPKRRSRSRGTSVAFDEDRTSHGAESLPEAGYVEEDIPQDDLDLGRELIGYAIIEKREKPPRPPPPRRKRDKFATTPRSVPPKRPQRAYSTLGPARSKETNILTDDTYDMTLQETESTPYIEIDSDDGEHKNLRSSEVLSKMQGRPLPAPPRPPRSRKDRSIERSTREIQQEIAMETTTATQTDPLPDDLVIEEEVTQAKLLVAPSSSGSQIMVSTERIPSPSSMSTPPVPPLPISQRLRKDEQPEPSYDTVSLKSPSPTREMETFEDKHLSAPHLDEPIHRDEDTHLKSIRSALFPDEPVRISNLEVADLRVDRLSVSQIEAGKIVASEVDALVVTASELKNIGGSMEESLSPSIIRELMAIRSHLETVAASRVQVQKEESKTIEVKTDIPVAQRRSVERKPEEESICGDAEEEKPKSEDQKVIRKKAKDTSSTHTLSVAQVEDKESTHTLAISQVVPSDKDTPSTQTLLVGQGTEDRSLRILDTETSLSLSPDTTKEFNMEESRASLPPSVTTSMEESTEPRVSLDLLSETSNEPMDPTFDSKPSESQEFLTSQEKDKETSPEISEWKIRKSRSRSPSPIGIPRTRQTASPVRSLPPAISVTPDTPDSIVSHGITNEMQPQRAVISYTSYTDQSDRESQRESSQSPIPPFPIGGTHLIAFPASQVPSQFLSLASPSLDTEPNIADSTRQLVRVLRLAGLKVMRHFVGYMSSMVGEESREKIREVELTLCALLLLVAGLLIFFFSNPRTVTHHHHWDYFNPPK; via the exons ATGGAGCCGGAGCAACGTGGACGCACCTCACGAGCGTCGTCGACGTCGAGCCTCGGCCGCGAGGTCCGTTGTGGCTGTCAGTACTACCAGAGCGACTCGCTTCTGCCGGAACGACGTGCTCTCCACGGTAGACCGCCGTCCAGGACGATGCAGCAGCCACCTGCGGTCCGCTGCAG CGAGCACGAGTACGAACCGATCGCGGCGCCGTCGCCATCGCCAAAGCCGGCGACGGCGCCGGTCGTGCGAATTACCGACACGGATGTGGTGCCCGTCGCTGACAGCGACGACAGCATCGACGACCGGGCAAGGCTACCGCCGGAGCTGACACGGGCCGGCGATGTCGTCCTCCCGTTGGACGGCAAGATCGAGGACACCGCGATGGAAGCTCGCGAGCTGGTGGAAACCGGCGACACCTCTGAAGAATTGGAGACCCCACAACAACTGCAGGAGCGACTCGAGGAACGATTTTTAAGCGCTGCTACTCCAGGCGCTGAGTCCAGGACCGATGGAGAGGTCAACACTAGTCAA GTAGACTCGTTGGCATTGGAGGAACTTCCTCTCCGTCGCGGTGCTCGCGGCTTGCCCCAGCGGCTAAAAACGCAGGCTAGCAAGCTACGTTCGCGTCTGAGAAACATGCAACGACCCACGTTCGCCTTCACCGAGCGACAAAAGCAAGATAAGGCCAGGACGACAAGCAGCGGCCGCTCGGACAGGTCCAGATCCGATAAGAGACCCAGTCGAATGGATAGAATACGATCTTCCTTCTCAGAAAGACCTAGATTTAGCTTACCTGATCGTCCGAGGTTATCCTTGCCAGACAAATCAAAGTTTCATTTACCCGAGCGACCGAAATTCAACTTTCCTGAAAAGGCAAAATTCCATCTACCTGAGAAAGCAAAATTCACTATCAAGAAGCCTAACATTCGACTACCTAATGCTCTGACTCGCAAGAAATCCCCTGTTCACGAACAGCGATCTACAGATTCCACGATGGGCTCCAAGAAGAATATCTTCGACTTTCCTACTTATCCGCggatattcgataaaaaatcaAAGAGCAGAGGCGAATACGCGACCTCTACGCCAAAAGATTCGAGGGCACAGTCAGCAGAGAGTGCTACGTTTCCACGGACTCGTAAAAGAACCGACAGATGGACTCAGAGATTTAGCAAGACCACTGCTTTTGGCGACGAGGAGCAATCGAATGGAGAATCTGCGGTAGAAAGGGCTCAACCTTGGCGACACCCTTCCATGGAGATGCCTAGATTATCTATGAGCGAAGAAGGAGCAGTCACGATACCCTGGGAAGAGAAACACAGGGAGGAAGAGTTTCAATATATGGATTATGAACAGGAATCCCCAGAAATTTCTGATCGTCAGCCGCATCCAAGGTCAGAAACTTCCAGGACAGAAGAAGAATCGTATAACAGAGATAGACCAGAGTCAGATCTGATATTGTATCCAACTGAAAAGGAAATATATCAACGTGATGTTAGAGAAGAAGATGTGGAAGAAGATCAAGAAGAATGGAGACCAGAGGAAAAGATACCTAAAAAACAATTTAGACCTATTCCAAGATCCAGGTCCTTAGAAGAGGTTCTTCGAGCCAGGCAAGAAGGTTATGAAGGATCTTTTGCGATGATGGATCCAAGAAGATATGGAGTACACAAGACACCATCCGAAGAAGAAGAATACGAAGAAGACATGGATGAAGACGAGGAACCTGAACCATCATCCGCTCAATCGGATAGAGAACAACAACATTCGAGTACCAGCTCCTGTGATCGACGTCGACATGGGGTTATAGAAGAAATTGATTCCGACGAGTTCTTCCTGCGAGAACGTGGACTCAGTCAGGATGACATGACTCttg CCAATGACGACATGGTACCAATCCCTCCCATGAGAAAGAGATCAATAAGAAAGCAAAAAGAAGGTTCCGTGGAGTCGTATGATGTAATGCCACCAGTCAGGCCAAAAAGGGATCCAAACAAGATTCGTCGGAGTGAATCTACGGATGAACAGTTCCGTGATCAAACCAGTAGCGACTCCAGACACAGGGTAGTCTATCAGACAGAAGGAGAACCTGCGAAACTACCAATTGAACCGTTGGACGATATTGTAGTAGTGAAGCCTGTGCGTAGAAAATCGAAATCCTTACAACGCAGTCAATCACAACTTCCTGCAGATACTCCTCAACCACCATCCCCAACACCAGTGGCACCAACTCGGCGGAAACGATTGCGTAAGGAACTTGAGCGTAAAAATGACGAAATGGAACCTATTTGCAATGGACACACCGATTGGACCAGTGATTCTGCCCCTGAGAAACCTCTTCCATTGCCACCTACAATGACCACAGAACAATTAGAGAAACAAGAAGTATACACAGCTGAAGAAATCATGACAACGAGTGAAGAGAATATTCAGAAACTTGGAACGAGACTTCAAGGAGAAAAATATGTGGAGCCAGCACCTATACCACCAAAAAGAAGATCTAGGTCTAGGGGAACTTCTGTAGCATTTGATGAAGATAGGACATCTCATGGTGCAGAATCATTGCCAGAAGCTGGTTATGTGGAGGAGGATATTCCACAAGATGACCTTGATCTAGGAAGAGAATTAATAGGTTATGCCATTATAGAAAAACGAGAGAAGCCACCTAGACCTCCTCCTCCGAGGAGAAAGAGGGACAAGTTTGCTACTACTCCCAGATCTGTTCCTCCTAAACGTCCCCAAAGAGCGTACAGTACTCTTGGCCCAGCTAGGTCTAAGGAGACTAATATATTAACTGACGATACTTATGATATGACCCTGCAAGAAACTGAGTCTACTCCTTACATAGAAATCGACTCCGATGATGGAGAACACAAAAACCTGCGTAGCAGTGAAGTTCTGAGTAAAATGCAGGGACGACCACTGCCAGCCCCACCTAGACCACCAAGATCTAGAAAAGATAGATCTATAGAAAGATCCACTCGTGAGATACAACAGGAAATTGCTATGGAAACGACCACTGCCACGCAGACAGATCCCTTACCTGATGACTTGGTGATAGAGGAAGAAGTAACACAGGCGAAGCTACTTGTAGCACCATCTAGCTCAGGCTCCCAGATTATGGTATCCACAGAGAGAATACCCAGTCCATCAAGTATGAGCACACCACCTGTTCCTCCTTTACCAATATCTCAAAGACTACGCAAGGATGAACAACCAGAACCTTCATACGATACTGTCTCATTAAAATCTCCATCTCCAACTAGAGAAATGGAAACTTTTGAGGATAAACACTTATCCGCGCCACATCTAGATGAACCGATTCATAGAGACGAAGACACACATTTAAAGTCCATTAGATCCGCCCTGTTTCCAGATGAACCTGTGAGGATCAGCAATCTAGAAGTTGCTGACTTAAGAGTGGATCGTCTGAGCGTTTCCCAAATTGAAGCTGGTAAAATCGTTGCATCTGAAGTGGATGCATTGGTCGTTACTGCGTCTGAGTTGAAGAATATAGGTGGCAGCATGGAGGAGAGTCTGTCTCCCTCTATTATTAGGGAGTTGATGGCTATAAGAAGCCATTTGGAGACTGTGGCTGCATCCAGGGTTCAGGTTCAGAAGGAAGAGAGCAAAACGATTGAGGTGAAGACAGACATTCCCGTTGCACAGAGGCGGAGCGTCGAAAGGAAACCTGAAGAAGAGTCAATTTGTGGAGATGCAGAGGAAGAGAAACCAAAGAGCGAGGATCAAAAGGTTATTAGAAAAAAAGCAAAGGATACATCAAGCACACATACACTATCGGTCGCGCAGGTAGAGGACAAAGAGTCGACACACACCCTAGCAATTTCGCAAGTAGTACCGAGTGACAAAGATACTCCTAGCACACAAACATTACTAGTTGGTCAGGGTACTGAAGATAGGTCCTTACGAATTCTAGATACAGAAACCTCTCTTTCATTGAGCCCGGATACTACTAAGGAATTCAACATGGAAGAATCCCGCGCGTCCCTTCCCCCATCCGTAACGACCTCCATGGAAGAGAGCACGGAGCCCAGGGTGTCTCTGGATCTCTTGTCCGAAACTAGCAACGAACCAATGGATCCCACCTTCGATTCTAAACCTTCAGAGTCACAAGAATTTTTGACGTCACAAGAAAAGGACAAAGAGACTTCGCCAGAAATCAGCGAATGGAAAATACGAAAGTCAAGGTCCAGATCGCCATCTCCAATAGGTATCCCTAGAACACGACAGACTGCTTCTCCCGTTAGATCACTACCACCTGCCATCTCTGTGACTCCGGACACACCAGACAGTATCGTGAGTCACGGCATTACCAACGAGATGCAGCCGCAACGTGCTGTAATTTCTTACACTTCATATACAGATCAGTCGGACAGAGAGAGTCAAAGAGAATCGTCCCAATCGCCAATTCCTCCCTTTCCTATAGGAGGTACTCATCTCATAGCGTTTCCAGCTTCACAAGTTCCGTCACAATTTTTATCCCTGGCCAGTCCTAGCCTTGACACAGAACCGAATATTGCAGACAGTACTAGGCAATTGGTCAGAGTTCTTCGATTAGCTGGTTTAAAAGTTATGAGACATTTTGTGGGATATATGTCGTCTATGGTAGGAGAAGAGTCGAGGGAGAAGATCAGGGAAGTGGAACTAACGCTGTGTGCATTGTTGCTCCTGGTTGCTGGCTTATTGATATTCTTCTTCAGCAACCCTCGAACAGTTACACATCATCATCATTGGGACTATTTTAACCCACCAAAATAA
- the LOC100646026 gene encoding uncharacterized protein LOC100646026 isoform X1, which yields MEPEQRGRTSRASSTSSLGREVRCGCQYYQSDSLLPERRALHGRPPSRTMQQPPAVRCSEHEYEPIAAPSPSPKPATAPVVRITDTDVVPVADSDDSIDDRARLPPELTRAGDVVLPLDGKIEDTAMEARELVETGDTSEELETPQQLQERLEERFLSAATPGAESRTDGEVNTSQVDSLALEELPLRRGARGLPQRLKTQASKLRSRLRNMQRPTFAFTERQKQDKARTTSSGRSDRSRSDKRPSRMDRIRSSFSERPRFSLPDRPRLSLPDKSKFHLPERPKFNFPEKAKFHLPEKAKFTIKKPNIRLPNALTRKKSPVHEQRSTDSTMGSKKNIFDFPTYPRIFDKKSKSRGEYATSTPKDSRAQSAESATFPRTRKRTDRWTQRFSKTTAFGDEEQSNGESAVERAQPWRHPSMEMPRLSMSEEGAVTIPWEEKHREEEFQYMDYEQESPEISDRQPHPRSETSRTEEESYNRDRPESDLILYPTEKEIYQRDVREEDVEEDQEEWRPEEKIPKKQFRPIPRSRSLEEVLRARQEGYEGSFAMMDPRRYGVHKTPSEEEEYEEDMDEDEEPEPSSAQSDREQQHSSTSSCDRRRHGVIEEIDSDEFFLRERGLSQDDMTLGKYLNSEIRDVLRTEGNVLANDDMVPIPPMRKRSIRKQKEGSVESYDVMPPVRPKRDPNKIRRSESTDEQFRDQTSSDSRHRVVYQTEGEPAKLPIEPLDDIVVVKPVRRKSKSLQRSQSQLPADTPQPPSPTPVAPTRRKRLRKELERKNDEMEPICNGHTDWTSDSAPEKPLPLPPTMTTEQLEKQEVYTAEEIMTTSEENIQKLGTRLQGEKYVEPAPIPPKRRSRSRGTSVAFDEDRTSHGAESLPEAGYVEEDIPQDDLDLGRELIGYAIIEKREKPPRPPPPRRKRDKFATTPRSVPPKRPQRAYSTLGPARSKETNILTDDTYDMTLQETESTPYIEIDSDDGEHKNLRSSEVLSKMQGRPLPAPPRPPRSRKDRSIERSTREIQQEIAMETTTATQTDPLPDDLVIEEEVTQAKLLVAPSSSGSQIMVSTERIPSPSSMSTPPVPPLPISQRLRKDEQPEPSYDTVSLKSPSPTREMETFEDKHLSAPHLDEPIHRDEDTHLKSIRSALFPDEPVRISNLEVADLRVDRLSVSQIEAGKIVASEVDALVVTASELKNIGGSMEESLSPSIIRELMAIRSHLETVAASRVQVQKEESKTIEVKTDIPVAQRRSVERKPEEESICGDAEEEKPKSEDQKVIRKKAKDTSSTHTLSVAQVEDKESTHTLAISQVVPSDKDTPSTQTLLVGQGTEDRSLRILDTETSLSLSPDTTKEFNMEESRASLPPSVTTSMEESTEPRVSLDLLSETSNEPMDPTFDSKPSESQEFLTSQEKDKETSPEISEWKIRKSRSRSPSPIGIPRTRQTASPVRSLPPAISVTPDTPDSIVSHGITNEMQPQRAVISYTSYTDQSDRESQRESSQSPIPPFPIGGTHLIAFPASQVPSQFLSLASPSLDTEPNIADSTRQLVRVLRLAGLKVMRHFVGYMSSMVGEESREKIREVELTLCALLLLVAGLLIFFFSNPRTVTHHHHWDYFNPPK from the exons ATGGAGCCGGAGCAACGTGGACGCACCTCACGAGCGTCGTCGACGTCGAGCCTCGGCCGCGAGGTCCGTTGTGGCTGTCAGTACTACCAGAGCGACTCGCTTCTGCCGGAACGACGTGCTCTCCACGGTAGACCGCCGTCCAGGACGATGCAGCAGCCACCTGCGGTCCGCTGCAG CGAGCACGAGTACGAACCGATCGCGGCGCCGTCGCCATCGCCAAAGCCGGCGACGGCGCCGGTCGTGCGAATTACCGACACGGATGTGGTGCCCGTCGCTGACAGCGACGACAGCATCGACGACCGGGCAAGGCTACCGCCGGAGCTGACACGGGCCGGCGATGTCGTCCTCCCGTTGGACGGCAAGATCGAGGACACCGCGATGGAAGCTCGCGAGCTGGTGGAAACCGGCGACACCTCTGAAGAATTGGAGACCCCACAACAACTGCAGGAGCGACTCGAGGAACGATTTTTAAGCGCTGCTACTCCAGGCGCTGAGTCCAGGACCGATGGAGAGGTCAACACTAGTCAA GTAGACTCGTTGGCATTGGAGGAACTTCCTCTCCGTCGCGGTGCTCGCGGCTTGCCCCAGCGGCTAAAAACGCAGGCTAGCAAGCTACGTTCGCGTCTGAGAAACATGCAACGACCCACGTTCGCCTTCACCGAGCGACAAAAGCAAGATAAGGCCAGGACGACAAGCAGCGGCCGCTCGGACAGGTCCAGATCCGATAAGAGACCCAGTCGAATGGATAGAATACGATCTTCCTTCTCAGAAAGACCTAGATTTAGCTTACCTGATCGTCCGAGGTTATCCTTGCCAGACAAATCAAAGTTTCATTTACCCGAGCGACCGAAATTCAACTTTCCTGAAAAGGCAAAATTCCATCTACCTGAGAAAGCAAAATTCACTATCAAGAAGCCTAACATTCGACTACCTAATGCTCTGACTCGCAAGAAATCCCCTGTTCACGAACAGCGATCTACAGATTCCACGATGGGCTCCAAGAAGAATATCTTCGACTTTCCTACTTATCCGCggatattcgataaaaaatcaAAGAGCAGAGGCGAATACGCGACCTCTACGCCAAAAGATTCGAGGGCACAGTCAGCAGAGAGTGCTACGTTTCCACGGACTCGTAAAAGAACCGACAGATGGACTCAGAGATTTAGCAAGACCACTGCTTTTGGCGACGAGGAGCAATCGAATGGAGAATCTGCGGTAGAAAGGGCTCAACCTTGGCGACACCCTTCCATGGAGATGCCTAGATTATCTATGAGCGAAGAAGGAGCAGTCACGATACCCTGGGAAGAGAAACACAGGGAGGAAGAGTTTCAATATATGGATTATGAACAGGAATCCCCAGAAATTTCTGATCGTCAGCCGCATCCAAGGTCAGAAACTTCCAGGACAGAAGAAGAATCGTATAACAGAGATAGACCAGAGTCAGATCTGATATTGTATCCAACTGAAAAGGAAATATATCAACGTGATGTTAGAGAAGAAGATGTGGAAGAAGATCAAGAAGAATGGAGACCAGAGGAAAAGATACCTAAAAAACAATTTAGACCTATTCCAAGATCCAGGTCCTTAGAAGAGGTTCTTCGAGCCAGGCAAGAAGGTTATGAAGGATCTTTTGCGATGATGGATCCAAGAAGATATGGAGTACACAAGACACCATCCGAAGAAGAAGAATACGAAGAAGACATGGATGAAGACGAGGAACCTGAACCATCATCCGCTCAATCGGATAGAGAACAACAACATTCGAGTACCAGCTCCTGTGATCGACGTCGACATGGGGTTATAGAAGAAATTGATTCCGACGAGTTCTTCCTGCGAGAACGTGGACTCAGTCAGGATGACATGACTCttggtaaatatttaaatagtgaAATCAGAGATGTTTTAAGAACAGAAGGAAATGTTTTAGCCAATGACGACATGGTACCAATCCCTCCCATGAGAAAGAGATCAATAAGAAAGCAAAAAGAAGGTTCCGTGGAGTCGTATGATGTAATGCCACCAGTCAGGCCAAAAAGGGATCCAAACAAGATTCGTCGGAGTGAATCTACGGATGAACAGTTCCGTGATCAAACCAGTAGCGACTCCAGACACAGGGTAGTCTATCAGACAGAAGGAGAACCTGCGAAACTACCAATTGAACCGTTGGACGATATTGTAGTAGTGAAGCCTGTGCGTAGAAAATCGAAATCCTTACAACGCAGTCAATCACAACTTCCTGCAGATACTCCTCAACCACCATCCCCAACACCAGTGGCACCAACTCGGCGGAAACGATTGCGTAAGGAACTTGAGCGTAAAAATGACGAAATGGAACCTATTTGCAATGGACACACCGATTGGACCAGTGATTCTGCCCCTGAGAAACCTCTTCCATTGCCACCTACAATGACCACAGAACAATTAGAGAAACAAGAAGTATACACAGCTGAAGAAATCATGACAACGAGTGAAGAGAATATTCAGAAACTTGGAACGAGACTTCAAGGAGAAAAATATGTGGAGCCAGCACCTATACCACCAAAAAGAAGATCTAGGTCTAGGGGAACTTCTGTAGCATTTGATGAAGATAGGACATCTCATGGTGCAGAATCATTGCCAGAAGCTGGTTATGTGGAGGAGGATATTCCACAAGATGACCTTGATCTAGGAAGAGAATTAATAGGTTATGCCATTATAGAAAAACGAGAGAAGCCACCTAGACCTCCTCCTCCGAGGAGAAAGAGGGACAAGTTTGCTACTACTCCCAGATCTGTTCCTCCTAAACGTCCCCAAAGAGCGTACAGTACTCTTGGCCCAGCTAGGTCTAAGGAGACTAATATATTAACTGACGATACTTATGATATGACCCTGCAAGAAACTGAGTCTACTCCTTACATAGAAATCGACTCCGATGATGGAGAACACAAAAACCTGCGTAGCAGTGAAGTTCTGAGTAAAATGCAGGGACGACCACTGCCAGCCCCACCTAGACCACCAAGATCTAGAAAAGATAGATCTATAGAAAGATCCACTCGTGAGATACAACAGGAAATTGCTATGGAAACGACCACTGCCACGCAGACAGATCCCTTACCTGATGACTTGGTGATAGAGGAAGAAGTAACACAGGCGAAGCTACTTGTAGCACCATCTAGCTCAGGCTCCCAGATTATGGTATCCACAGAGAGAATACCCAGTCCATCAAGTATGAGCACACCACCTGTTCCTCCTTTACCAATATCTCAAAGACTACGCAAGGATGAACAACCAGAACCTTCATACGATACTGTCTCATTAAAATCTCCATCTCCAACTAGAGAAATGGAAACTTTTGAGGATAAACACTTATCCGCGCCACATCTAGATGAACCGATTCATAGAGACGAAGACACACATTTAAAGTCCATTAGATCCGCCCTGTTTCCAGATGAACCTGTGAGGATCAGCAATCTAGAAGTTGCTGACTTAAGAGTGGATCGTCTGAGCGTTTCCCAAATTGAAGCTGGTAAAATCGTTGCATCTGAAGTGGATGCATTGGTCGTTACTGCGTCTGAGTTGAAGAATATAGGTGGCAGCATGGAGGAGAGTCTGTCTCCCTCTATTATTAGGGAGTTGATGGCTATAAGAAGCCATTTGGAGACTGTGGCTGCATCCAGGGTTCAGGTTCAGAAGGAAGAGAGCAAAACGATTGAGGTGAAGACAGACATTCCCGTTGCACAGAGGCGGAGCGTCGAAAGGAAACCTGAAGAAGAGTCAATTTGTGGAGATGCAGAGGAAGAGAAACCAAAGAGCGAGGATCAAAAGGTTATTAGAAAAAAAGCAAAGGATACATCAAGCACACATACACTATCGGTCGCGCAGGTAGAGGACAAAGAGTCGACACACACCCTAGCAATTTCGCAAGTAGTACCGAGTGACAAAGATACTCCTAGCACACAAACATTACTAGTTGGTCAGGGTACTGAAGATAGGTCCTTACGAATTCTAGATACAGAAACCTCTCTTTCATTGAGCCCGGATACTACTAAGGAATTCAACATGGAAGAATCCCGCGCGTCCCTTCCCCCATCCGTAACGACCTCCATGGAAGAGAGCACGGAGCCCAGGGTGTCTCTGGATCTCTTGTCCGAAACTAGCAACGAACCAATGGATCCCACCTTCGATTCTAAACCTTCAGAGTCACAAGAATTTTTGACGTCACAAGAAAAGGACAAAGAGACTTCGCCAGAAATCAGCGAATGGAAAATACGAAAGTCAAGGTCCAGATCGCCATCTCCAATAGGTATCCCTAGAACACGACAGACTGCTTCTCCCGTTAGATCACTACCACCTGCCATCTCTGTGACTCCGGACACACCAGACAGTATCGTGAGTCACGGCATTACCAACGAGATGCAGCCGCAACGTGCTGTAATTTCTTACACTTCATATACAGATCAGTCGGACAGAGAGAGTCAAAGAGAATCGTCCCAATCGCCAATTCCTCCCTTTCCTATAGGAGGTACTCATCTCATAGCGTTTCCAGCTTCACAAGTTCCGTCACAATTTTTATCCCTGGCCAGTCCTAGCCTTGACACAGAACCGAATATTGCAGACAGTACTAGGCAATTGGTCAGAGTTCTTCGATTAGCTGGTTTAAAAGTTATGAGACATTTTGTGGGATATATGTCGTCTATGGTAGGAGAAGAGTCGAGGGAGAAGATCAGGGAAGTGGAACTAACGCTGTGTGCATTGTTGCTCCTGGTTGCTGGCTTATTGATATTCTTCTTCAGCAACCCTCGAACAGTTACACATCATCATCATTGGGACTATTTTAACCCACCAAAATAA